Within the Candidatus Zixiibacteriota bacterium genome, the region TCTGGCAAGTGTTGACAGCCAGAAGCATCGCCAGGTTATCCCGGCGATATGGTCCCGGATTCATCAGGCGGTGAGAGACAATCGGGTGGTAGATGCCGTCTTCCGGCTGATATGCTTGTGCCAGCATGCGCTTCGCCAGTTGAAACACGAGATTGAGGATCTGACGGCTGCCCTCAGGGGCCGCTTCGATAAGCCCACCGCTTTGAAGGCCGCCGATCGGGATAATCAGCGGATCCGAAGAACCGATGGTGGGAAAGTAGCGGACCAGGTAGATGTCAAATTCGCTTTCATGCCACTGTATCCCCGAGAATTCCCTCAGGATGTGCAAAACAGTGTCTCCCTGCTGCTGCCAGAAGGCCATCAGCGAACTGTCATTTTGCGAGACCCAGCGCATATCACCTGTCACCGAGTGGGTTCGGTAGAACCTCGGGTAGAGATTCTCCTGAAGGGATACGGCATGATCGTTGACGCGTACCTTGGGGATGAAGTTACTGTAATTGAAAATTGAATAATACGTATCCTGTCCTGCCGAAGAACCGGTCAACAGCAGGAGAATAATAGAAACCAGCGACAAATTTTTCATGGGATTAAAAGTAACACCCAATTTGTCCCTGTGGCAAGTAAAACTATGTTAGTGGTTGTGGCTGCGATGGCGCCACGGCCTCGGGAGCAACCGCCCCCGGCTCAACCAGCTCAAAGTAAAACAGTGTATAGAGATTCTCGTAGAAAACGCCGACCAGTCCACCGAGTACGATTGTAATCGGCAATCCCGCCAGAATTCCTATTAACAACGCCGCCAAAGGCGACATATCCGCCATCAGTCCAATCGCGGCGAACGGCATCCCGAATATCGCCCAGACCATCGCCAATCCGATCGCCAGAGCTATAGCGAATGCAATCGATATCAAGAACATAAGAGCCATTTTTCCAATGTGCCGCTTAAATAAAATGTATGCTTCCTCCAGAGCGCTGGTGATAGACGTGTTTCTGACCACCACGACTCTTTCGGCAACATTGAATACCGAAGCGAAGAAAAAGACGCCGAAGAGAAAGGCCGGGATCAAGGCCAGCAACGACAGGACTCCCAGCGCTACGTGAATGGCGAACGCCACGATACCGATGATAACCAGCACGAAAACCAGGGCCAGAAAGCTCAGCACCGCGATTATCAAAAGTATGAAAAGGCGCAAGAAGTAATCCAGCCCGGTCGAAAAGGCGTCACTAAAACGATAGAGTCCCCCTCGCTGAATCTTGTTCGTTGAGTCAATGATTGCCCCGCGCGCCAGAATGTTCAGCACCATGAATATGACTGCCATACCAAGTATGGCCAGAACGAACATTCCCAGAAGTTCCGTCGGGAAGTGAAAATTCTGCAGATCGCTCGGAAAATACGGATCCATATTCATCTTCTTGCCGGTATTAATATAGAAGTTGGAGTAGCCGCTGCCGGCGAAGACTCCGAAGATCCAAAGCGATTTGTATTTCCAGGCAATCTCGAATGAGCGGTTGATTATCTTGCCGTAATCCATCATACCTCCCTGCGTTTGAAAATAGTACCTTCTCAATGGAAGGATATTCGGTTTCAAACCACAAAAACAACCTCAATTTAGCACATTTTCCTTTTCCACAGAGGCTTGCCAGGATTATTTTGGCTTAGTGACACACACACAGGACCGATTAAGGAAGGCCGAATGACATTTTTGAGATACTACCTGATGCTTGTGCTCATCGCCGTTTCGATTATCATCGGCTGCGGCCAAGAAGATAAAGACGGCGCCAGGTCGGACACGCGGGATACCTTGGGCACAGCCGCCGCAACCGACAGTATCGTGTTCGAAATGCCGGGGGCCGATTCGGTTACCGTGTTCGAACTGCTGCGACAGTCACATGAAGTCCAGTTTGTTCAAACCGCAGCCGGCGTCTTCGTAAAGAGCATCGACTCAATTGAAAACAGTGCCACTCATTTCTGGATCTACTCTGTCGATGACACGGTGGCTATGGTGGCGGCCGATGATTATATCACCTCCGACAGTGATATCGTCAGATGGCATTACCGCAAAATGAGCCCTTGAGCCGGTGTTTTCAGCCCCAATTATAGCTGGATTTTTAACCGGCGCACCTTATATTTCCTGCTATGTCCAACGGCACAATGCAAAAGATCGAACGGGGTGAGTTTTTCCTCCTCGCCGGACCCTGCGTAATAGAATCCCGGGAAATTTGTTTTGAAATCGCCGATAAGGTCAAGTCTCTCTGCGAGAAAGCGGGCCTGCCTTATGTTTTCAAGGCATCCTACCAAAAGGCTAATCGCCTTTCGGCGACCTCATTCACGGGTCCGGGCATGGAGACTGGTCTCGAAATTCTCGGCGAGTTGAAAAGCCGGTTTGATCTTCCGATACTCACCGACATCCATGAAACCGATCAAATCCCGGAAGCAGCCCGGGTTGCTGACATCCTCCAAATTCCAGCCTTCCTAAGCCGCCAGACCGACCTGGTGAGGCAAGCCGGGCAGACCGGCAAATGGGTCAACATCAAAAAAGGGCAGTTTCTGGCCCCCGAAGACATGGCCAAAATAGCTGAAAAGGCCGAGTCGAAAAAAGTAATGCTCACCGAGCGCGGCACTACCTTCGGATACCGCAACCTCGTTGTCGATTTCCGCTCTCTGATGATAATGAAAGAGACCGGCTATCCGGTCGTTTTCGACGCTACCCACTCGCTGCAGCTTCCGGGTGGAGGCGGCGGTGTTTCCACCGGCCAGCCGGAATATATCATCCCGATGGCCAAGGCCGCCGCCGCGATTGGTATCGATGGTCTCTTCGTTGAGACTCACCCGAAACCGGCCGAGGCCCTGTCCGATGCCAGCGCCATGTTGCCGCTGGACAAAATGGAAGAGCTGCTGAATTCCGTCTTGAAAATCAGAAAGGCACGTTAACAGACCATGCCAAAACTCACCCTCGAGCAGCTCAAGGAAAAGCTGAGAAGGATAAAATTGCTGGCTCTTGATGTCGATGGTGTCCTGACCGACGACAGCCTGTTTTTCGGCCCCGATGGATTCGAGCTGAAGCGGTTTAATATATCCGATGGTCTCTATATAGTTCTGGCGATGCGCAGCGGACTCGAGATCGCTATCGTGTCAGGAAGATATTCACCGGCCACTGATACCCGCATGAAAGACCTCGGTGTGAAACACATTCTTCAGGGAATGAAGGATAAAGTCGAGATGATAACGCCGCTGGTTAAGGAGCTTGACCTTACGTTCGATGACATCGCTTTTGTCGGCAATGAGATCCTTGATATCAAACTGGCAAAGCTGGCTTCGGTCGGAATCGCCGTTGCCGACTCCAGTCCGGATATGCTTGATGCCGCCGATTTTGTCACCGAAAAAAATGGTGGCGAAGGAGCCGTGCGGGAGGTCATCGAATACTATTTTGAGGCGAATAATATCGATCCCAAGGAGTTTTTGATATGAACGAGTGGAGGGATGTCGCAAGGGAGGTCATTCGCACCGAAGCCGAAGCGGTAGCCTCGCTGGCCGAACGCCTCAACGGAAATTTCGACCGCGCTGTCGAGGCAATTCTCAAGTGCCAGGGGAGAGTCATTGTCGCCGGAATGGGTAAGTCCGGCCTTATCGGCAAGAAAATCGCCGCGACCTTTAACTCCACCGGTATCGCCTCTTTCTTTTTGCACCCGGCTGAAGCTATGCACGGCGACCTGGGTCTGATTCGCCAGGAAGACATCCTGATGCCTATATCCAAATCGGGTGTTCTCGAAGAAATGGAATTGCTCATAGCCGCCGCCCGAAGACTCGATATTACTGTCATCGCCCTGTGCGGCACGGTGGACTCGGAACTCTACCGGCGAGCCGATATTCCGCTGGATTGCTCGGTGGTTCGTGAGGCCTGCCCCAATAATCTCGTCCCTACCTCGTCATCGACGGCGGCAATGGTGATGGGCGACGCTCTCGCGGTCGCTCTGCTTCAAGCCCGAAACTTCGGAGCCTCCGACTTCGCCAGCCTGCATCCGGGCGGTTTTCTCGGTAAACGTCTTTTGAAAAAAGTCGGCGAGCTGCACCACACCGGTGAACAGTTGCCTCTGGTGCCATCCACCGCCTCGATGAAAGAGATGATTTTCGAAATGACCGGTAAACGCCTCGGTTGTGTCGTGATGCGCGATGACAACGGCAAGGTTGGCGGGATTTTCACCGATGGCGACCTGAGAAGGTTGGCGGAAAAAACCGATGACTTCTTCCGGCTTAAAGCCGCTGATGTTATGATCAAAAACCCGAAGTCGGTCTTTGTCGATGCCGTACTGGATACCGCCCTGGCTATCATGGAGAAACACTCGATAACACAGCTTCCGACTGTCAACCGCGATGGCACCCTGGCGGGCATAATCCATCTCCACGATATCCTCAAGTCCAAACTGGTTTGAACGCGGCTTTTAAAAGCCGGGAAATCCGTCTACTGTTATGAACTGGCGAAAGAAGTTAAAGCGCGATGCTGTCTATGCTCTTACGCTAACCCTGTTCTGGCTTTTCAATATCATCCCGCGTTCCACCGCCCTGTTTCTGGGAGCTATGACAGGCCTGGCAGCCTGGGCTGTTCTTGCTAAAGAACGCCACAAAACCCTGCGTCACCTCGGGCTGGTCTTCAATTCTGAGTTGGCACCAACCCGGCGGTATAACATCGGTCGTCAGTTCTTCATTAATAGCGGCAAGAATTTGGCCGATGTTATCCGGTTCAAAAAACACTATCACCGGCAGCTCAGACCGATTGTCGAAGTGGAGGGTCTTGAACATTTCGACAATGCCTATCGCCGCGGCAAAGGTTTGGTCGGTGTCACCGGGCATATTGGTAATTTTGAGCTTCTCGCTGTTCACATCGCCAATCTCGGCTACGATATCGCCGTCATCGGGCGTGAGATGTACGACCCCCGTCTCGATCAACTTCTCGTACAGAACCGTCAGGCTCTCGGTCTGACTAATATTGCTACCACCGAATCGCCCCGGACATTTCTCAAGTGGTTGGGCGATGGCAAGGCTGTCGGTGTCCTTATCGACAACGACTCCTTCAGGGTCCGCAGCATCCATGTTCCTGCCTTTGGTCGGCTGGCCAATACCCCCGTCGGCCAGACAATAATGGCCCTTCGGACCGGCGCCGCTATTTTGCCGATGGCGTGCCTCAGAACCAACGACGACCGCTACAAAATCGTCATAAAACCAGAAGTTTTCGCGGACCCTACTCTGACGGGAGATCAAGCAATTTACGATGTTACTGCTAAGTGTACCAAAGAGTTAGAGGAAATCATCCGGACTTTTCCGGACCAATGGGCCTTCAATCACAACCGCTGGCGCACCAGACCAAAAAATACCCCTTGACATTTAGGGGAAATGTTAGACATTAAGCGCCGATAATTCTATAAATACTTGGTAAACAATGATGAGATTGTCAAAAATACATATTCTTGTGGTGCTTCTGGCCGCTTTGATTCTGACCGGGTGTAGCAATGATAGCGGAAAGACATCTAACGTCGCCAGTGCCGAAGACAGCCTGACCAGGCCCGATTCTGAAGTTTCCGGCGCGAAGATTTACCTGTACGACCGTGGCCAGGTGACCAGCGCTATCGTGTCCGAAAAGATCATAAAGTTTGAGGAAATAGATTCCACCATGGCCTACCAACTCGATATCGACATTTTCGATTCCACCGGCCATGTGTCAACCCAGGTGGTCGGGGACTCCGGTATTATTCGGGAGAATAGAGGAGTCATCAATATTTACGGCAATGTTGTTGTTATCACCGATGATAGCACCAAACTCGAGACCGAATATCTCTGGTGGGATTCCAATACCGACCGAATCAAAACCGACGCGTTTGTGCGCATTACAAGGGGAGAGGATATCATAACCGGTTGGGGGCTCGATGCCGACAATCGACTCAAAGATTTCAAGATTCTTTCCCAGGTCTCCGGAACTATAGAAGACCCTGAAAAACTTCAGGAGTAGCTCCTCACGAGGGCGGCCCTAAAAGCCGCCAAAGCACCTCACCATCCTATAAAAGGGTGTTTCTTTTCGACATAGTTGAATTTCGCAATCCGGCTGTTTATATTCCGGCCGAGTAAACCAGAGAATCTGTCGGACGAGATGAACCGATTTTTCGACTTCACATCCAAACAACTCAAATTTTTGGCGCTTCTTGCTGCCACGGCTCTGGTCATGGGCGGATATCTGCTTATAAAAGCCTATGCCAATCAGCCCCCGCAGTCGCTTTCGTTCGAGGTTATTATTGGTGAAGACCAGCAGAAGTTTACCGGCATTTTTGTCCTGGATCCCAATGATGCCCCCGCCGATTCGCTGGAACTGCTTCCGGGCATTGGCAAGGTACTAGCCGACCGAATAATAGCCTACCGGCAGCACAACCGGTTCGAAAAAGAGATCGATATCACCGAGGTGAACGGAATCGGTCCCAAGCTCTATGAGCGTATTAAACCATACCTCCGGGTGAAAAAGTAT harbors:
- a CDS encoding helix-hairpin-helix domain-containing protein: MNRFFDFTSKQLKFLALLAATALVMGGYLLIKAYANQPPQSLSFEVIIGEDQQKFTGIFVLDPNDAPADSLELLPGIGKVLADRIIAYRQHNRFEKEIDITEVNGIGPKLYERIKPYLRVKKY
- a CDS encoding KpsF/GutQ family sugar-phosphate isomerase is translated as MNEWRDVAREVIRTEAEAVASLAERLNGNFDRAVEAILKCQGRVIVAGMGKSGLIGKKIAATFNSTGIASFFLHPAEAMHGDLGLIRQEDILMPISKSGVLEEMELLIAAARRLDITVIALCGTVDSELYRRADIPLDCSVVREACPNNLVPTSSSTAAMVMGDALAVALLQARNFGASDFASLHPGGFLGKRLLKKVGELHHTGEQLPLVPSTASMKEMIFEMTGKRLGCVVMRDDNGKVGGIFTDGDLRRLAEKTDDFFRLKAADVMIKNPKSVFVDAVLDTALAIMEKHSITQLPTVNRDGTLAGIIHLHDILKSKLV
- a CDS encoding HAD hydrolase family protein, with the protein product MPKLTLEQLKEKLRRIKLLALDVDGVLTDDSLFFGPDGFELKRFNISDGLYIVLAMRSGLEIAIVSGRYSPATDTRMKDLGVKHILQGMKDKVEMITPLVKELDLTFDDIAFVGNEILDIKLAKLASVGIAVADSSPDMLDAADFVTEKNGGEGAVREVIEYYFEANNIDPKEFLI
- the kdsA gene encoding 3-deoxy-8-phosphooctulonate synthase, coding for MSNGTMQKIERGEFFLLAGPCVIESREICFEIADKVKSLCEKAGLPYVFKASYQKANRLSATSFTGPGMETGLEILGELKSRFDLPILTDIHETDQIPEAARVADILQIPAFLSRQTDLVRQAGQTGKWVNIKKGQFLAPEDMAKIAEKAESKKVMLTERGTTFGYRNLVVDFRSLMIMKETGYPVVFDATHSLQLPGGGGGVSTGQPEYIIPMAKAAAAIGIDGLFVETHPKPAEALSDASAMLPLDKMEELLNSVLKIRKAR
- the lptC gene encoding LPS export ABC transporter periplasmic protein LptC, whose translation is MMRLSKIHILVVLLAALILTGCSNDSGKTSNVASAEDSLTRPDSEVSGAKIYLYDRGQVTSAIVSEKIIKFEEIDSTMAYQLDIDIFDSTGHVSTQVVGDSGIIRENRGVINIYGNVVVITDDSTKLETEYLWWDSNTDRIKTDAFVRITRGEDIITGWGLDADNRLKDFKILSQVSGTIEDPEKLQE
- a CDS encoding DUF4430 domain-containing protein; translated protein: MTFLRYYLMLVLIAVSIIIGCGQEDKDGARSDTRDTLGTAAATDSIVFEMPGADSVTVFELLRQSHEVQFVQTAAGVFVKSIDSIENSATHFWIYSVDDTVAMVAADDYITSDSDIVRWHYRKMSP